A genomic segment from Glycine max cultivar Williams 82 chromosome 1, Glycine_max_v4.0, whole genome shotgun sequence encodes:
- the LOC100785905 gene encoding probable protein phosphatase 2C 8 isoform X1 — MCMPIRDHTCSFSNSNNGHSCQMHSSNPKKRKRPCDDDCYTKPAASHGFISVIGRRRAMEDAVKVVPGLVAAEQRCGSYDFFAVYDGHGGTLVANACRDRLHLLLAEEVRESAGGRGLDWCQVMCSCFMKMDKEIGVGEEQDGGGGNTMGSTAAVVVVGKEEIVVANCGDSRAVLCRGGVAVPLSRDHKPDRPDEKERIEAAGGRVINWNGNRVLGVLATSRSIGDHCMKPFVISEPETKVYARTEADEFVVVASDGLWDVVSNKYVCEVVRGCLHGKMRRKLKEEPIISYATEAAALLAELAMARGSKDNISVIVIPLNTTTT, encoded by the exons ATGTGCATGCCCATACGTGATCAcacatgcagcttttcaaacAGTAATAACGGACACAGTTGCCAGATGCATTCCAGCaacccaaagaagagaaagcgTCCTTGCGACGACGACTGCTACACCAAGCCCGCCGCATCACACGGTTTCATATCCGTGATAGGGAGGCGACGCGCGATGGAGGACGCGGTCAAGGTAGTTCCAGGTTTGGTGGCGGCGGAACAACGCTGTGGCAGTTACGATTTCTTCGCTGTTTACGACGGGCACGGAGGGACCTTGGTGGCAAACGCTTGCCGCGACAGGCTGCACTTGTTGCTGGCGGAGGAAGTTAGGGAGAGCGCAGGAGGCAGAGGCTTGGATTGGTGCCAGGTCATGTGTTCGTGTTTCATGAAGATGGACAAGGAAATTGGAGTTGGTGAGGAGCAAGATGGCGGCGGCGGAAACACCATGGGTTCGACGGCGGCCGTGGTGGTGGTCGGAAAGGAGGAGATTGTGGTGGCCAATTGTGGTGACTCGAGGGCGGTGTTGTGCCGTGGCGGTGTAGCTGTGCCACTTTCACGTGACCATAAG CCTGATCGTCCAGACGAAAAAGAGAGGATAGAAGCGGCAGGTGGGAGAGTCATTAATTGGAACGGAAATCGTGTTTTGGGAGTACTTGCTACTTCCAGATCCATAG GGGATCACTGCATGAAGCCTTTTGTGATTTCAGAACCAGAGACGAAGGTGTACGCACGAACAGAGGCAGATGAGTTTGTGGTGGTGGCGAGTGACGGGCTGTGGGATGTAGTGTCTAACAAGTATGTTTGTGAGGTTGTACGAGGTTGCCTCCATGGGAAAATGAGGAGGAAATTAAAAGAGGAGCCCATTATAAGCTATGCAACAGAAGCTGCAGCGTTGTTGGCTGAGTTGGCTATGGCTCGTGGAAGCAAAGACAACATCAGTGTCATAGTCATCCCACTCAACACTACTACAACTTGA
- the LOC100785905 gene encoding probable protein phosphatase 2C 8 isoform X2 — MCMPIRDHTCSFSNSNNGHSCQMHSSNPKKRKRPCDDDCYTKPAASHGFISVIGRRRAMEDAVKVVPGLVAAEQRCGSYDFFAVYDGHGGTLVANACRDRLHLLLAEEVRESAGGRGLDWCQVMCSCFMKMDKEIGVGEEQDGGGGNTMGSTAAVVVVGKEEIVVANCGDSRAVLCRGGVAVPLSRDHKPDRPDEKERIEAAGGRVINWNGNRVLGVLATSRSIEPETKVYARTEADEFVVVASDGLWDVVSNKYVCEVVRGCLHGKMRRKLKEEPIISYATEAAALLAELAMARGSKDNISVIVIPLNTTTT; from the exons ATGTGCATGCCCATACGTGATCAcacatgcagcttttcaaacAGTAATAACGGACACAGTTGCCAGATGCATTCCAGCaacccaaagaagagaaagcgTCCTTGCGACGACGACTGCTACACCAAGCCCGCCGCATCACACGGTTTCATATCCGTGATAGGGAGGCGACGCGCGATGGAGGACGCGGTCAAGGTAGTTCCAGGTTTGGTGGCGGCGGAACAACGCTGTGGCAGTTACGATTTCTTCGCTGTTTACGACGGGCACGGAGGGACCTTGGTGGCAAACGCTTGCCGCGACAGGCTGCACTTGTTGCTGGCGGAGGAAGTTAGGGAGAGCGCAGGAGGCAGAGGCTTGGATTGGTGCCAGGTCATGTGTTCGTGTTTCATGAAGATGGACAAGGAAATTGGAGTTGGTGAGGAGCAAGATGGCGGCGGCGGAAACACCATGGGTTCGACGGCGGCCGTGGTGGTGGTCGGAAAGGAGGAGATTGTGGTGGCCAATTGTGGTGACTCGAGGGCGGTGTTGTGCCGTGGCGGTGTAGCTGTGCCACTTTCACGTGACCATAAG CCTGATCGTCCAGACGAAAAAGAGAGGATAGAAGCGGCAGGTGGGAGAGTCATTAATTGGAACGGAAATCGTGTTTTGGGAGTACTTGCTACTTCCAGATCCATAG AACCAGAGACGAAGGTGTACGCACGAACAGAGGCAGATGAGTTTGTGGTGGTGGCGAGTGACGGGCTGTGGGATGTAGTGTCTAACAAGTATGTTTGTGAGGTTGTACGAGGTTGCCTCCATGGGAAAATGAGGAGGAAATTAAAAGAGGAGCCCATTATAAGCTATGCAACAGAAGCTGCAGCGTTGTTGGCTGAGTTGGCTATGGCTCGTGGAAGCAAAGACAACATCAGTGTCATAGTCATCCCACTCAACACTACTACAACTTGA
- the LOC100814965 gene encoding long chain acyl-CoA synthetase 4, with protein MAQKRFIIEVEKAKEASEGRPSRGPVYRSLFAKDGFPAPIQGLNSCWDVFRLSVEKYPSNPMLGRREIVDGKPGKYKWLTYKEVYDQVMKVGNSIRSCGYGEGVKCGIYGANSAEWIMSMQACNAHGLYCVPLYDTLGAGAIEFIICHAEVSIAFAEEKKIPELLKTFPNATKYLKTIVSFGKVTPEQKQEVENSGLEIYSWDEFLQVGQNQSFDLPIKKRSDICTIMYTSGTTGDPKGVLISNESIITLLAGVKRLLESVNEQLTEKDVYISYLPLAHIFDRVIEETFIWHGASIGFWRGDVKLLIEDVGELKPTIFCAVPRVLDRVYSGLTQKISSGGFLKKTLFNFAYSYKLNNMKKGLRHGEASPLLDKIVFDKVKQGLGGRVRLILSGAAPLSAHVEGYLRVVTCAHVLQGYGLTETCAGTFVSLPNEIEMLGTVGPPVPNVDVCLESVPEMGYDALASTPRGEICVKGKTLFAGYYKREDLTKEVLIDEWFHTGDIGEWQPNGSMKIIDRKKNIFKLSQGEYVAVENLENIYGQVSSIESIWVYGNSFEAFLVAVVNPSKQALEHWAQENGISMDFNSLCEDARAKSYIIEELSKIAKEKKLKGFEFIKAVHLDSIPFDMERDLITPTYKKKRPQLLKYYQNAIDNMYKSGSKPSA; from the exons ATGGCACAGAAGAGATTCATCATCGAGGTCGAGAAGGCGAAGGAGGCGAGCGAAGGAAGGCCTTCGAGAGGACCTGTCTATCGTAGCCTCTTCGCCAAGGATGGATTCCCTGCTCCTATCCAAGGTCTCAATAGTTGCTGGGACGTTTTTCG ATTGTCTGTTGAGAAATATCCATCAAATCCAATGCTTGGTCGCCGGGAAATTGTGGATGGGAAG CCGGGCAAGTACAAGTGGCTAACATACAAAGAAGTATATGACCAGGTGATGAAAGTTGGGAATTCTATCCGCAGCTGTGGTTATGGAGAA GGTGTAAAATGTGGTATTTACGGTGCTAATTCTGCAGAATGGATTATGAGCATGCAG GCTTGCAATGCTCATGGACTTTATTGTGTTCCTTTATATGATACCTTGG GTGCTGGGGCTATAGAGTTTATTATATGCCATGCAGAGGTCTCAATTGCATTTGCAGAAGAAAAGAAGATACCTGAG CTATTGAAGACATTTCCAAATGCAACAAAGTATCTCAAGA CAATTGTAAGCTTCGGAAAGGTTACCCCTGAACAAAAGCAAGAAGTTGAAAATTCTGGGTTGGAAATATATTCATGGGATGAATTCTTACAAGTG GGTCAAAATCAGAGTTTTGATCTTCCTATTAAGAAAAGGAGTGACATCTGTACAATAATGTATACTAGTGGAACTACTGGTGACCCCAAGGGAGTGTTGATATCAAATGAGAGTATTATTACTCTCTTAGCTGGGGTTAAGCGACTGTTGGAGAGTGTAAATGAACAA TTGACTGAGAAGGATGTATACATATCATACCTTCCACTTGCACATATATTTGATAGGGTCATTGAGGAGACATTCATATGGCATGGTGCTTCAATAGGTTTCTGGCGTGGG GATGTCAAATTGTTAATTGAAGATGTTGGCGAACTAAAACCAACTATTTTCTGTGCTGTTCCCCGTGTGCTTGATAGAGTGTACTCAG GTTTGACGCAGAAGATTTCTTCTGGGGGCTTCTTGAAGAAGACATTATTCAACTTTGCTTATTCATA tAAGCTTAATAACATGAAGAAAGGGCTTAGACATGGAGAAGCATCTCCACTTCttgataaaattgtgtttgacaag GTAAAGCAAGGTTTAGGGGGTAGAGTACGTCTTATTTTGTCTGGAGCAGCACCTTTATCTGCACATGTGGAAGGTTACTTACGGGTGGTGACTTGTGCTCATGTCCTACAGGGATATG gtcTGACTGAAACCTGTGCGGGAACCTTTGTCTCATTACCAAATGAAATAGAAATGCTTGGAACAGTGGGCCCTCCTGTACCAAATGTGGATGTTTGCCTGGAATCTGTTCCTGAAATGGGATACGATGCCCTAGCAAGTACACCAAGAGGAGAAATTTGTGTAAAGGGAAAAACCTTGTTTGCAGGGTACTACAAACGTGAAGACCTCACTAAAGAGGTTCTGATTGATGAATGGTTCCATACAG GGGATATTGGAGAGTGGCAACCTAatggaagcatgaaaattattGATCGGAAGAAGAATATATTTAAGCTTTCACAAGGAGAATATGTTGCTGTCGAAAACCTGGAGAATATTTACGGTCAAGTTTCTTCTATTGAATCT ATATGGGTTTATGGAAACAGTTTTGAGGCCTTCCTTGTGGCTGTTGTTAACCCCAGTAAGCAAGCACTTGAACATTGGGCCCAAGAAAATGGTAtatccatggacttcaattctCTCTGTGAAGATGCTCGAGCAAAAAGTTACATAATTGAAGAGCTCTCAAAGATTGCGAAGGAAAagaag TTGAAAGGTTTTGAGTTTATAAAAGCAGTTCACCTTGACTCAATTCCATTTGACATGGAACGTGACCTTATCACTCCAACATACAAGAAGAAGAGGCCACAGTTGCTTAAATACTATCAG AATGCCATTGACAACATGTATAAGAGTGGAAGTAAACCCAGTGCCTGA
- the LOC100815497 gene encoding uncharacterized protein isoform X1, translating into MATKPLTTEAIALTEKKMDMTLDDIIKMSKNTKNKKPRRVLNKSQKFSNNFTQDKSAKVQRYMESRSSLRQGALAKRRSNFQGNQFPAAVEVARKAVTAPLHNRVPNRNRVANWNKTRFRVPVDQRRAANGGFAAKQQPLPSPQKQQENVDIVPKQKPQTLDSLFANMKEQRMRVLSMQNNVVQRNGGGNKRLPWRRGRFGN; encoded by the exons ATGGCAACCAAACCTCTTACAACCGAGGCTATTGCGCTTACAGAAAAGAAGATGGACATGACATTAG ATGACATAATCAAAATGTCTAAAAATACGAAGAATAAGAAGCCAAGAAGGGTTCTG AACAAAagtcaaaagttttcaaataattttactcAAGATAAGTCTGCAAAGGTCCAACGTTATATGGAATCAAGATCTTCTCTTAGACAG GGGGCTCTTGCAAAAAGAAGGTCTAATTTCCAGGGAAACCAATTTCCTGCTGCAGTTGAAGTTGCACGAAAAGCTGTTACTGCTCCTCTGCACAATAGAGTCCCTAATCGTAATAGGGTGGCTAACTGGAATAAAACAAG ATTTCGAGTTCCTGTAGATCAGAGAAGGGCTGCTAATGGAGGCTTTGCTGCTAAG CAGCAACCACTTCCTTCCCCTCAGAAGCAGCAGGAGAATGTGGATATAGTGCCAAAGCAAAAGCCTCAGACGCTGGATTCCCTGTTTGCAAACATGAAGGAGCAAAGAATGAGAGTTTTGTCAATGCAGAATAATGTTGTGCAACGCAATGGAGGTGGAAATAAGAGGCTCCCATGGAGAAGAGGCCGATTTGGCAACTAA
- the LOC100815497 gene encoding uncharacterized protein isoform X2: MATKPLTTEAIALTEKKMDMTLDDIIKMSKNTKNKKPRRVLNKSQKFSNNFTQDKSAKVQRYMESRSSLRQGALAKRRSNFQGNQFPAAVEVARKAVTAPLHNRVPNRNRVANWNKTRFRVPVDQRRAANGGFAAKQPLPSPQKQQENVDIVPKQKPQTLDSLFANMKEQRMRVLSMQNNVVQRNGGGNKRLPWRRGRFGN, encoded by the exons ATGGCAACCAAACCTCTTACAACCGAGGCTATTGCGCTTACAGAAAAGAAGATGGACATGACATTAG ATGACATAATCAAAATGTCTAAAAATACGAAGAATAAGAAGCCAAGAAGGGTTCTG AACAAAagtcaaaagttttcaaataattttactcAAGATAAGTCTGCAAAGGTCCAACGTTATATGGAATCAAGATCTTCTCTTAGACAG GGGGCTCTTGCAAAAAGAAGGTCTAATTTCCAGGGAAACCAATTTCCTGCTGCAGTTGAAGTTGCACGAAAAGCTGTTACTGCTCCTCTGCACAATAGAGTCCCTAATCGTAATAGGGTGGCTAACTGGAATAAAACAAG ATTTCGAGTTCCTGTAGATCAGAGAAGGGCTGCTAATGGAGGCTTTGCTGCTAAG CAACCACTTCCTTCCCCTCAGAAGCAGCAGGAGAATGTGGATATAGTGCCAAAGCAAAAGCCTCAGACGCTGGATTCCCTGTTTGCAAACATGAAGGAGCAAAGAATGAGAGTTTTGTCAATGCAGAATAATGTTGTGCAACGCAATGGAGGTGGAAATAAGAGGCTCCCATGGAGAAGAGGCCGATTTGGCAACTAA